The Phaeobacter sp. G2 genome includes a region encoding these proteins:
- a CDS encoding amidohydrolase translates to MGEFDKVLTALRRQFHQQPELGFAEHRTKACVAERLRQLGLEVYEGVGVIGVLKSGGGNRAIGLRADMDALPIHEIADHDYVSQNAGVMHACGHDGHMTMLLGAAEILAQSRDFEGTVVFIFQPNEEHGLGAQAMIAEGFLERFELEEIYAIHNLPGAPVGQVSTRPGQICASESLFEITLKGQGGHASMPHVGVDVITVGAEMVLALQTIVSRKLAPSSGAVVSVTEFITDGQRNVLPGLARLKGDVRARLPQDRLALERFMRQITRGIAAAHGITVEMSFDTEFIETLNAKTPTEAVVRVARALQLETVADRPPMSFSEDFAHFSAAIPGCFLLLGNGESGAHGQPLHSADYDFNDALLPIGAAFWAELVRDRLPSRKTANV, encoded by the coding sequence ATGGGCGAATTTGACAAAGTCTTGACGGCGCTACGACGGCAGTTTCACCAACAGCCAGAGCTTGGCTTTGCTGAGCATCGCACCAAGGCCTGCGTTGCGGAGCGGCTGCGGCAGTTGGGACTTGAGGTCTATGAAGGTGTCGGCGTCATTGGTGTACTGAAATCGGGTGGCGGCAACCGTGCGATTGGGTTGCGGGCCGATATGGACGCCCTGCCTATTCACGAAATCGCAGATCATGATTACGTCTCGCAAAACGCTGGGGTCATGCATGCCTGCGGCCATGATGGTCATATGACCATGCTCTTGGGCGCGGCGGAAATCTTGGCGCAGAGCCGCGATTTTGAGGGCACCGTCGTGTTCATTTTTCAACCAAATGAGGAGCACGGGTTAGGGGCGCAGGCGATGATCGCCGAAGGTTTTCTGGAGCGGTTTGAACTGGAAGAAATCTATGCCATTCACAATCTGCCTGGTGCGCCTGTGGGGCAGGTTTCGACCCGTCCGGGGCAGATTTGCGCCAGCGAAAGCCTGTTTGAGATTACACTAAAGGGTCAGGGTGGGCATGCCTCGATGCCCCATGTTGGGGTGGATGTTATCACTGTGGGCGCGGAAATGGTTCTGGCCCTGCAAACGATTGTGTCCCGCAAACTGGCACCCTCCTCTGGGGCGGTGGTTTCGGTCACCGAATTCATCACCGATGGACAGCGAAACGTGCTGCCCGGTCTGGCGCGGCTCAAGGGCGATGTGCGGGCTCGCCTGCCGCAAGACCGTCTGGCGCTGGAGCGCTTCATGCGCCAGATCACCCGTGGCATCGCAGCCGCCCATGGCATTACCGTCGAGATGAGCTTTGATACGGAGTTCATTGAAACCCTGAATGCCAAAACCCCGACAGAGGCCGTGGTGCGGGTGGCGCGGGCGCTCCAGCTGGAGACGGTCGCCGATCGTCCCCCCATGAGCTTTTCTGAGGATTTTGCCCATTTCAGTGCAGCTATACCCGGCTGTTTTCTGTTGCTGGGCAACGGAGAAAGCGGCGCCCATGGCCAGCCGCTGCATTCCGCTGACTATGATTTTAACGATGCGCTGTTGCCGATTGGAGCTGCCTTCTGGGCAGAGCTGGTCCGTGACCGTCTCCCTAGCCGAAAGACCGCCAATGTTTGA
- a CDS encoding ASCH domain-containing protein translates to MHEDLGALKLRYPSAQTFKFGDTPALCSALLSLVRNGKKMATCSALHEFQNGEPSPEIGRRDICLNWDGTPALVIETVEVIQCRFDEVTEDMALAEGEDESLDGWRAGHRGYFERNSGFSSDMQIIWERFLLIEDFAQD, encoded by the coding sequence ATGCACGAAGACTTAGGAGCGTTGAAACTGCGGTACCCATCGGCCCAGACATTCAAGTTTGGCGATACTCCCGCTTTATGCAGCGCATTGCTGTCCTTGGTGCGGAATGGAAAGAAAATGGCAACCTGTAGCGCGCTGCACGAGTTCCAGAACGGCGAACCTTCCCCCGAAATCGGCCGGCGCGATATTTGTCTCAACTGGGACGGCACTCCAGCTCTTGTGATCGAGACCGTTGAGGTGATCCAGTGCAGGTTCGATGAAGTGACCGAAGACATGGCTCTTGCCGAGGGCGAGGATGAAAGTCTGGATGGTTGGCGCGCAGGGCATCGTGGCTACTTTGAACGGAACAGCGGATTTTCATCGGACATGCAGATTATTTGGGAACGGTTCCTCCTTATCGAGGATTTCGCGCAAGATTGA
- a CDS encoding PLP-dependent transferase encodes MHRNDMKPATIAAQAAGAIDMASGGVVPPLQPSTTFVRDRDYQLVNEGNVYLRSHNEAVRLGEDILSRLEGAADTQLFPSGMAAIAAVFRTVPNGGAVIVQSGIYWGTTKWIRDFCVRRDITLHEVEASDTAALQALCAAQQAQLLFIETPSNPWLKTVDIKAAKACAQSAGASLVVDSTAATPLLTRPLEMGADIVMHSATKVINGHSDVLGGVLSTRARTPLWEAICMDRNEAGAVMGPFEAWLLVRSMRTLPLRVEKMCANAMAVAEFLSQHPEVEDVLYPGLPSHPGHALASRQMTGGYGFLMSFLVKGGREAALAVAGRLNLFHRATSLGGVESLVEHRHTIEPHTGIPENLLRISIGIEDVDDLISDLNQALLG; translated from the coding sequence ATGCACCGCAACGACATGAAACCAGCGACGATAGCGGCCCAAGCCGCAGGCGCGATTGACATGGCCAGTGGTGGTGTGGTGCCGCCTTTGCAGCCCTCCACCACCTTTGTGCGGGACCGGGACTATCAGCTGGTCAATGAGGGTAACGTCTACCTGCGTTCCCATAATGAGGCGGTGCGGCTTGGCGAAGACATTCTGTCCCGCCTTGAGGGCGCAGCGGATACTCAGCTGTTTCCATCGGGTATGGCAGCCATCGCGGCGGTGTTTCGCACGGTGCCCAATGGCGGTGCGGTGATTGTGCAGTCGGGCATCTATTGGGGCACCACCAAATGGATCCGCGATTTTTGTGTGCGCCGTGACATTACTCTACACGAGGTTGAGGCCAGCGATACGGCGGCTTTGCAGGCGCTCTGCGCGGCGCAGCAGGCGCAGCTCTTGTTTATCGAGACGCCCTCAAACCCCTGGCTGAAAACCGTCGATATCAAAGCGGCTAAAGCCTGCGCGCAGAGTGCTGGCGCCAGTCTGGTTGTGGACAGCACCGCTGCGACCCCGCTGCTGACCCGGCCACTGGAGATGGGGGCGGATATCGTCATGCATTCCGCCACCAAGGTGATCAATGGTCACTCCGATGTGCTGGGCGGGGTGCTGAGCACCCGCGCACGCACCCCGCTCTGGGAGGCGATCTGCATGGATCGCAATGAGGCCGGCGCTGTGATGGGTCCTTTTGAGGCCTGGCTATTGGTGCGCAGCATGCGCACGCTGCCGTTGCGGGTGGAAAAGATGTGCGCCAATGCCATGGCGGTCGCGGAGTTTCTCAGCCAACACCCAGAGGTCGAAGATGTGCTGTACCCCGGCTTGCCCAGCCACCCGGGTCACGCGCTGGCCAGCCGCCAAATGACCGGAGGCTATGGGTTCCTGATGTCTTTTCTGGTCAAAGGTGGTCGCGAGGCGGCGCTGGCGGTGGCAGGGCGGTTGAACCTGTTTCATCGCGCGACTTCGCTTGGTGGGGTAGAAAGCCTGGTGGAACATCGCCACACCATTGAGCCCCATACCGGTATCCCGGAAAACCTGCTGCGGATCTCCATCGGGATTGAAGACGTGGATGATTTGATTTCGGACCTCAATCAGGCCTTGCTGGGGTAG
- a CDS encoding GNAT family N-acetyltransferase, whose amino-acid sequence MPVQIRQAQPQDAASIAAIANTLIRDTLFTFTTQERRPEEIATRLQEDPKPFLLAERDGRALGFATYGAFRSGPGYRHTQEHSIQLLPEAQGRGLGRALMAQLEEAARAREVHVLVAGISSANPKAVGFHSAIGFTRTGLMPQVGHKWGQWLDLILMQKQL is encoded by the coding sequence ATGCCCGTACAAATTCGCCAGGCCCAGCCGCAGGACGCCGCCAGCATTGCCGCTATTGCCAACACATTGATCCGCGACACCTTATTTACCTTTACCACACAGGAGCGTCGGCCCGAAGAAATCGCCACGCGGCTGCAAGAGGACCCCAAACCGTTCTTACTGGCAGAGCGTGATGGCCGTGCCCTTGGCTTTGCCACCTACGGGGCCTTTCGCTCTGGCCCCGGGTATCGCCACACCCAGGAACACTCAATCCAACTGCTGCCCGAAGCACAGGGGCGAGGGCTGGGACGGGCCTTGATGGCCCAGCTGGAAGAGGCCGCCCGCGCCAGGGAGGTACATGTGCTGGTGGCTGGCATCAGCAGCGCCAATCCAAAGGCAGTCGGGTTTCACAGTGCCATCGGGTTCACCCGCACAGGTCTTATGCCTCAGGTCGGGCACAAATGGGGCCAATGGCTGGACCTCATTCTGATGCAAAAGCAGCTATAA
- a CDS encoding pyridoxal phosphate-dependent aminotransferase: MSEFRKASRIDAIEVSEILQIGARAAELKEQGRPVIVLGAGEPDFDTPDAIKQAAVDAIRAGETKYTALGGTTALKQAISAKFSRDHGLDYGLDEIIVSTGAKQVLYNAFMASLEPGDEVIVPAPYWTSYVDIIALAGGKPVLVPCEAETGFRMTPAQLQQALTPRTRWVLFNSPSNPSGAAYGAKDYAPLLQILLQHPDVWIMADDMYEHITYEGFDFATPAAVEPRLKSRCLTINGVSKAYAMTGWRIGYAGGPAALISAMAVIQGQSTSCASSVSQAAAVAALNGSQQILSERRSSFQARRDLVVDGLNALDGISCPRPEGAFYTFASCAGVLGRRTLGGEILETDADFCAYVLEQHDVAMVPGRAFGLSPYFRISYATSTAELREALARLARAVDQLR; this comes from the coding sequence ATGTCAGAGTTTCGCAAGGCCAGCCGTATTGATGCCATCGAGGTATCAGAGATTTTGCAAATTGGCGCGCGCGCTGCAGAGTTGAAAGAGCAGGGGCGGCCGGTGATCGTCCTGGGGGCGGGGGAGCCGGATTTTGACACCCCGGATGCGATCAAACAGGCGGCTGTTGATGCGATCAGGGCCGGAGAGACCAAATATACTGCCCTGGGCGGCACTACAGCGTTGAAACAGGCGATCAGCGCCAAATTCAGCCGCGACCATGGGTTGGACTATGGGCTGGATGAAATCATCGTCTCAACCGGGGCGAAACAGGTGCTCTACAACGCCTTCATGGCCAGTCTTGAACCGGGCGATGAGGTGATTGTTCCAGCCCCTTACTGGACTTCTTATGTGGATATCATTGCCCTTGCCGGGGGCAAACCGGTGCTGGTGCCCTGCGAGGCTGAGACCGGCTTTCGGATGACCCCGGCGCAGTTGCAACAGGCGCTGACGCCGCGCACTCGCTGGGTTTTGTTCAATTCGCCCTCGAACCCCTCTGGCGCGGCCTATGGGGCCAAGGACTACGCGCCCCTGCTGCAAATCTTGCTGCAGCATCCGGATGTCTGGATCATGGCCGATGATATGTACGAGCATATCACCTATGAGGGGTTTGACTTTGCCACCCCGGCAGCGGTTGAGCCGCGATTGAAATCGCGCTGCCTGACCATCAACGGAGTGTCCAAGGCCTATGCCATGACCGGCTGGCGCATTGGCTATGCGGGCGGCCCCGCTGCGCTGATTTCTGCGATGGCGGTGATTCAGGGGCAGTCGACCTCCTGTGCCTCGTCTGTGTCCCAGGCGGCAGCAGTGGCGGCGCTGAACGGCTCACAACAGATTCTGTCAGAGCGGCGCAGCAGCTTTCAGGCCCGCCGTGATCTGGTGGTTGATGGGCTCAACGCCCTGGACGGGATCAGCTGCCCACGCCCTGAAGGCGCCTTTTACACCTTTGCCAGTTGCGCCGGTGTTCTGGGGCGCCGCACACTAGGGGGTGAAATTCTGGAAACGGATGCGGATTTTTGCGCCTATGTGCTGGAACAGCATGATGTTGCCATGGTGCCGGGGCGGGCCTTTGGCCTGTCGCCCTATTTCCGCATTTCCTACGCCACCAGCACCGCAGAGCTGCGCGAGGCCCTGGCGCGACTGGCGCGGGCGGTGGATCAGCTGCGCTGA